From a single Oceaniferula flava genomic region:
- the trpD gene encoding anthranilate phosphoribosyltransferase codes for MDALIQHVENGTELSSREIDVAAEMLLNPEICDDKKARFLKALTNKGETPAEIAGFVEAFLARAVDPGVTELDLEGPTLDVCGTGGDKLNMFNVSTTSMFVIAAGGAVVVKHGNRGITSKSGGADVLEALGINIEHSPEEFRKCLEHAGVGFLFAPKYHPAFKAVGPVRAALAKEGVRTIFNLIGPLLNPARPECQLVGVCDPDLDAAYADILQRLGRDSAWVVHGTTADGGPVDEVSLLGPTRICKSGRFQSPVDEEVKPEDFGFTACEVEDLRGGDAEVNAKILTDVLSGVETGPKREMVLLNAGAGLACAGLADTLGAAITLAAQLIDSGQAIERLHKLQAISKQLSEASV; via the coding sequence ATGGACGCACTGATCCAACATGTGGAAAACGGCACCGAGCTGAGCTCGCGTGAAATCGATGTGGCTGCAGAGATGCTGCTGAACCCCGAGATCTGCGACGATAAAAAAGCTCGGTTTTTAAAGGCGCTCACCAACAAAGGCGAGACTCCCGCTGAGATTGCCGGTTTTGTGGAAGCCTTTTTAGCGCGCGCCGTGGACCCCGGCGTGACGGAGCTGGATCTGGAGGGACCCACCCTCGATGTCTGTGGCACGGGAGGTGACAAGCTCAACATGTTCAACGTCTCTACCACCAGCATGTTTGTCATCGCCGCCGGCGGTGCGGTGGTGGTGAAACACGGCAACCGCGGTATCACTTCGAAGAGTGGTGGTGCGGACGTGTTAGAGGCGCTGGGAATCAATATCGAACACTCTCCGGAAGAATTCAGAAAATGTCTCGAGCACGCCGGCGTCGGCTTTCTGTTCGCTCCCAAATACCACCCTGCATTCAAGGCGGTGGGGCCCGTCCGCGCGGCTTTGGCCAAGGAGGGGGTGAGAACCATTTTCAACCTGATCGGGCCGCTGTTGAACCCAGCTCGCCCTGAGTGCCAGCTGGTGGGTGTCTGTGACCCGGATCTCGATGCCGCCTACGCAGATATTTTACAACGTCTCGGTCGCGACAGCGCCTGGGTGGTGCATGGCACCACGGCAGACGGTGGCCCGGTGGATGAAGTCAGCCTGCTCGGGCCGACCCGTATTTGCAAATCCGGTCGATTCCAGTCGCCAGTCGATGAGGAAGTCAAACCCGAAGACTTTGGATTCACCGCCTGTGAAGTGGAAGACCTGCGCGGTGGTGATGCCGAGGTGAATGCCAAGATCCTCACCGATGTGCTCAGTGGGGTGGAAACCGGACCGAAGCGCGAAATGGTGCTGCTCAATGCCGGAGCGGGACTGGCCTGCGCTGGCCTGGCCGATACCTTGGGGGCTGCGATCACGCTGGCTGCGCAATTGATCGATTCCGGTCAGGCGATTGAGCGACTGCACAAGCTGCAAGCCATCAGCAAGCAGCTCAGTGAGGCATCGGTCTAA